CGAGTGTATGCATTGCGTATCGCCGCAGTGCTGCTGGTGTGCCTGATCGCCGTGCGCCTGTGCCTGCGCCCGCTTCGGCGCCTGGCCGATGCTGCGCGCGGGCTGGGTGGCAACCTGGAGCAACCGCCTCTGGCGCTGGATGGCCCGGAAGAAGTGCGCCAGGCCGCCCAGGCCTTCAACGCCATGCAGCAGCGGTTGATTGCGATGGTCAACGACAAGGCCTACTTCCTGGCTGCGGTTTCCCACGACCTGCGCACCCCGCTCACCCGCATGCGCCTGCGCCTGGAGCGGCTGCCGGAGGGTGAACATCGGGAACGGCTGCGGCAGAACATCACGCAGATGGACGACATGATCGGCCAGGTGCTGGATTACCTGCGTGCTGGGGAGCAGCAAAACCTGCAGCACGTCGACATGGATCGACTGGTGGCGCGGTTGTGCAGTGATCTGGGGAGTGCGCAAGAGCCATTACCGATTGAAGGCCGGGTAGGTAGTTTGAGGGTGGATGCGTTGCTGATGCAGCGTTGCCTGCAGAATTTGCTGGTGAATGCGTTGCGCTATGGGAAGGAGGTTTCGGTCAAGCTGGAAGTTGCGGTTTCGGGTGTGTTCATTCACGTCGACGACCGTGGGCCGGGCATTGATCCGCGGTTGCTGGCTACCGTCACCGATCCGTTCGTGCGGGGTGAGGGGTCGCGTAATCAGGCGTCTGGGGGGTATGGGCTGGGGTTGAGCATTGCTCAGCGGATTGCCTGCAGCCATGGGGGGGAGTTGATGCTGGTGAATCGGCAGGGTGGGGGGTTACGGGTTTCGGTGTTGTTGCCTGGATGAGCATCCGGCTTGAAAAATGGGGGCGCTTTGCGCCCCTTTCGCGACACAAGGCCGCTCCCACAGGTTCAGTGCTTACCTCAAGGCATGCGCAATCCCTGTAGGAGCGGCTTTAGCCGCGAAGAGCTCGGCACAAGCAGCACAAGACAGTTGCTTGTGTCGCGATGGGCTGCAAAGCAGCCCATCGTGGATCAGAAGATGCTGATCGGGTACTCGACGAATACGCGGACTTCGTTGCCGTCGTCGTTGTAGCCGTTTTGCTGCACTGCGTTGTTGGTACGCAGGAACGAGCTACGCAGCTTGATCGACAGGTCTTTGGCCGGGCCTTCCTGAACGACGTAGCGGACCTGGTTGAAGATCTCGCGCTCTTTACCTTCGCCGAAACCTTGCGGGTTGGCGTTGTTGCGGGTGTTGATGTTGTCACCCACCACGTAGGCCACGGTGTAAGTCAGGCCAGGGACGCCATAGGCGCCGAAGTCCAAACCGTAGGCCAGCTGCCACGAACGCTCGTCTTCGGCGTTGAAGTCGGACCAGTAGGAGTTGGCCAGGTAAATGGTCGAACCACCGTCACCCACGCCGCCTTCGTTCTGGTACCAGCCGTAGTTGTAACCGGTGCTGCCGGTGCTGCGCTGGTGCGCCAACGTGAAGGTGTGCGGGCCGTAGGCGTACTTCGCGGCCAGGCTCCAGATGGTGTTGGAGTCGCCGTTCAGGCCGGCGGCCTGGACGTATTCCTTGTCGATGTCCGACTTGTAGCCGTTGAAGTCCAGGGTCAGGGACTGGTCGTTGGCAATCGGGAAGACGTAGTTCAAGCCCAGATAGTGCTTCTTCATCACGTCTTCGTTGTCTGCGGTGTACAGCGAAGCGGTGAAGTTGTCGGTGAACTTGTAGCTGCCGCCGAAGACGTTGATCGACTTCAGGCCGCCACCGTCACGGCGCTCGGCGCTCTTGCGCGCTTCTTGAGTGAAGCGGCCAGCGTTCAGCTCCAGGCCTTCGATCTCCTTGGAGGTGATCAGGGTGCCGGTGAAGCTTTCTGGCAGCAGGCGGCCGTCATCGTATTGCAGCACTGGCAGGGCTGGCATCTGGTCACCGTACTTCAGCACGGTGTTGGAGATGCGGAACTTAACGGCTGCGCCAGCACGGGACAGGTCGTGCGGGCCGCTGGCGTTGCCATCGGCGTTCTTGGTGTTTTCCGGTTTGAAGAAGTCGACACCAGCGCCACCGTTGTGGCCCTTGCCGCCGTCCAGGCGCACGGCGTACAGGCCGAAGGCGTCAACGCCAACACCGACGGTGCCTTGGGTGAAGCCGGAGGAGAAGTTGCCGATGAAAGCCTGGCCCCATTCGATCTGGTCATCGGTACCGTGTTTCTTGTCACGGTTGATGTAAGCGTTACGCAGGAGAACGTTTGCGTGGCTGTCTTCAATAAAGCCCTTGCTCTCGGCCTGCTCGTTGGCCTGTGCCTGGGTCGCGGCGATCATCGCCAGCGCGACCAGGCTGATCCTGGTTTTCAACATGTTGTTTTCCTTATATCTAAATCAAAAACGCTCTGCACTATGACGCCAGGAACCAACGCCCCTTCGTAGGTTCGACGCTATGCGGATCCAAACTGAAAAGCCCGCCAATGGTCGTGTGGCGGGCCTTGAACAGCAGCCTGGCCAGTGGTGGCCAGCAGGCGTTGGCCGAATCCTAGCCCTGTGCGATTACAAATGTCAAAAAGTCGTGAAATGCAGGTTGATATAACCAAAAAAACGCAGGCCTATGGTGCATTTCCATTGGTCTTTGCGCTGTCAGCGGGCATTTTCTCTTTTGTGGGAAAAGGGCAAGTTAAGCAGCCCATTTTTACAAGACCTGATGTACTCAAACGTACATTTACAAAATGACACATATGTAAAGACAGGCCTTTACAAATACCCAAGCAACAGCAAATAGCAAGCATTACCATTCGCACCTCTTTCACACCTGCCTACGTTGCGGATGCCTAAATGCCTGCCCCCTGCCGACTTTCACCCCTTACCCTTGGCCTGTCTCTGCTGTTCAGCGCAGCCTTTGCCAACGCCGCCACCACCCTGCCGGAAACATCTGTTACTGCCGAAACCGAGCGCGAAGAGGACAACCCACGCGTCAAGGAGGTGAGCACAGCAACACGCACCGCCACCCCTGTGCGCTACGTGCCCCAGGCCATCGATACGGTAAAAACTTCTAACGTTCTGGATTACGGCAGCAATACGTTGGGCAAGGCACTCGAAGGCATCCCCAACGTCAGCAGCGGCGCCGATACGCGCTTCGACAGCGTGCGTATTCGCGGCTTCGAGGCCAGCAACGACTTCTACCTGGACGGCATTCGCGACGACAGCCAGTACATTCGTGACCTGCACAACATCGAGCGGGTCGAAGTGCTCAAAGGCCCGGCGGCGGTGCTGTATGGCCGTGGCAGCCAGGGCGGCATCATCAACCGGGTCAGCAAGGCGCCTGAGCAAGGCCGCCGCTCATCCATCGAAGCCCAGGGCGGCAGCCAGGACCTGCGCAGCCTGTATGCCGACCTCAGCGCCGACCCCAGCGACACCATCAGCCTGCGCCTGAACATGGGCAACCAGGACAACAACAGCTTCCGCGACGGCATCGACGGCAGCCGCCAACTGTTCGCACCCTCGATGAGTTGGCAGCTCACGCCCGACCTGAACTGGCTGGTGCAATACGAATACAGCCGCTACAACCGCACCCCAGACCGTGGCATCCCCGGCGTAAACGGGCGCCCGGCGGATGTAAGCCGCAGCACCACCTACGGCGATACCCAGCGCGACTTCATCGATGACCGCGCCCAATCGCTGCGCTCGCGTCTGAACTATCAGTTGAACGACACCTGGCAACTGCGCCACACCCTGGGCCTGTTCAAGCTCGACAGCGAGTTCGACAACACCTACCTGACCGGCTACAACGCCAGCAACAACACCGTCACCCGCCAACGCTGGCAGCAGGACCTGAACACCCGCAACCTGTTCAACAACCTGGAAGCCGAAGGCCGCTTCGACACGCTCGGCTTAGAGCACACGCTGTTGGTAGGCCTCGAGTTCGGCAACCAGCGCCGTGACCCCACCCTTTACACCGCCGCCCCTGTGTCGGCCGGTGGCCAGGCAGTGCCGAGCCTGGACTTGAACAACCCCGACCGCAGCCTGCAGCACAACGGTCGCATGGTGGTGTCGAGCAACAACCACACCGTGGTCGACAGCCGCGGCCTGTACCTGCAGGACCAAATCCGCCTCAACGATCAGTGGCAGATTCTGGCCGGGGTGCGCTTTGACCAGTTCGAGGTGGAAACCACCAACAAGGTGCGCAACCTGACTGAAAACCAGGACAGCACCAGCACCAGTCCACGCCTGGGTGTGGTCTACACGCCATGGCGTGATCACTCCTTCTACGCCTCGTGGAGCAAGACCTTCTCACCGGTTGGCGGTGGCCTGATCGGTA
The genomic region above belongs to Pseudomonas sp. PSKL.D1 and contains:
- a CDS encoding OprD family porin, producing MLKTRISLVALAMIAATQAQANEQAESKGFIEDSHANVLLRNAYINRDKKHGTDDQIEWGQAFIGNFSSGFTQGTVGVGVDAFGLYAVRLDGGKGHNGGAGVDFFKPENTKNADGNASGPHDLSRAGAAVKFRISNTVLKYGDQMPALPVLQYDDGRLLPESFTGTLITSKEIEGLELNAGRFTQEARKSAERRDGGGLKSINVFGGSYKFTDNFTASLYTADNEDVMKKHYLGLNYVFPIANDQSLTLDFNGYKSDIDKEYVQAAGLNGDSNTIWSLAAKYAYGPHTFTLAHQRSTGSTGYNYGWYQNEGGVGDGGSTIYLANSYWSDFNAEDERSWQLAYGLDFGAYGVPGLTYTVAYVVGDNINTRNNANPQGFGEGKEREIFNQVRYVVQEGPAKDLSIKLRSSFLRTNNAVQQNGYNDDGNEVRVFVEYPISIF
- a CDS encoding ATP-binding protein, translating into MRWFRRLWPRTLFGQLLLIMVSGTLVIQLMSSSIWFDVRFAQVLEAPIRLMAARSAPLIAQADCHGGRLKVPAHYQLRCAESVPEGDDDPRRGRRRVELLLHQALEYELGQAQEVHLLKVQLTDELGQPIVWRSLFGLRTAQAHIQFAVPLPDGHWLTVDGQELQGWSGESAWVLISDYLLRVYALRIAAVLLVCLIAVRLCLRPLRRLADAARGLGGNLEQPPLALDGPEEVRQAAQAFNAMQQRLIAMVNDKAYFLAAVSHDLRTPLTRMRLRLERLPEGEHRERLRQNITQMDDMIGQVLDYLRAGEQQNLQHVDMDRLVARLCSDLGSAQEPLPIEGRVGSLRVDALLMQRCLQNLLVNALRYGKEVSVKLEVAVSGVFIHVDDRGPGIDPRLLATVTDPFVRGEGSRNQASGGYGLGLSIAQRIACSHGGELMLVNRQGGGLRVSVLLPG
- a CDS encoding TonB-dependent receptor; translated protein: MPAPCRLSPLTLGLSLLFSAAFANAATTLPETSVTAETEREEDNPRVKEVSTATRTATPVRYVPQAIDTVKTSNVLDYGSNTLGKALEGIPNVSSGADTRFDSVRIRGFEASNDFYLDGIRDDSQYIRDLHNIERVEVLKGPAAVLYGRGSQGGIINRVSKAPEQGRRSSIEAQGGSQDLRSLYADLSADPSDTISLRLNMGNQDNNSFRDGIDGSRQLFAPSMSWQLTPDLNWLVQYEYSRYNRTPDRGIPGVNGRPADVSRSTTYGDTQRDFIDDRAQSLRSRLNYQLNDTWQLRHTLGLFKLDSEFDNTYLTGYNASNNTVTRQRWQQDLNTRNLFNNLEAEGRFDTLGLEHTLLVGLEFGNQRRDPTLYTAAPVSAGGQAVPSLDLNNPDRSLQHNGRMVVSSNNHTVVDSRGLYLQDQIRLNDQWQILAGVRFDQFEVETTNKVRNLTENQDSTSTSPRLGVVYTPWRDHSFYASWSKTFSPVGGGLIGITPGAPGNSNETGPEHTRQKEIGVKSDWFDERLTTTLAIYELELYNRRTRDANNPEITVLSGLQRSRGIELTATGNIVGNWYVRGGIGLQDATIVKDNNGLEGNRINDVAKRNGSLFVTWKPELGWYAETGLTLVGERYADNQNTTVMPGYGRWDALAGFRTHDWDVRAALNNITDKTYYESATSAAQIQFGEPRSLVVTGTYAF